The following proteins are encoded in a genomic region of Neisseria perflava:
- a CDS encoding single-stranded DNA-binding protein, whose protein sequence is MSLNKVILIGRLGRDPEVRYMPNGEAVCNFSVATSETWNDRNGQRVERTEWHNITMYRKLAEIAGQYLRKGSQVYLEGRIQSRKYQGKDGIERTAYDIIANEMKMLGGRNDNSGGAPYDDGYNQGGHSSQGSYQQAPQQQYQSAPAQELPAAPARRPAPAQPTAPVDDIDDDIPF, encoded by the coding sequence ATGTCATTAAATAAAGTCATCCTTATCGGCCGTCTCGGCCGCGACCCGGAAGTCCGCTATATGCCCAACGGCGAGGCCGTCTGTAACTTCAGCGTTGCCACCAGCGAAACGTGGAATGACCGTAACGGCCAACGCGTAGAACGTACCGAATGGCACAACATCACCATGTACCGCAAACTCGCCGAAATCGCCGGTCAATACCTGCGTAAAGGCAGCCAAGTGTATCTGGAAGGCCGTATCCAAAGCCGTAAATACCAAGGCAAAGACGGCATCGAGCGCACCGCTTACGACATCATCGCCAACGAAATGAAAATGCTTGGCGGCCGCAACGACAACAGCGGCGGCGCACCATATGATGACGGCTACAACCAAGGCGGCCATTCAAGCCAAGGCAGTTACCAACAAGCGCCACAGCAGCAATACCAATCTGCTCCGGCTCAAGAACTCCCAGCAGCCCCAGCCCGTCGTCCCGCTCCGGCACAACCGACCGCTCCGGTTGATGATATCGACGATGATATTCCATTCTAA